The following is a genomic window from Methanoplanus sp. FWC-SCC4.
ATAAATATATGTATCCTTTAAATTTGGATTTTCCTTACTATAATAATGCAATGACTGTCTAAATTTTTAGAAAAAAGGTTTTGCGATGTTGACTGATGTTTAAGGGGGAAAAATTATGTAAAGTTGGGCATTTTCATACATTTAGATAATGCATTCCTGCCAAACCCGTGATTATTCAAATTCAAAATCCTTTATTTACTCCTTCTGCCCTCCGGGGCAGACAAGTTCGCAGATTCGGCAATGGTCTATTTGTTTTTTACTTCCTGTTTCCAAAGAATTTTTGTAAGCTGTTTTTTTGTTCACATCTATTCTTTTGAGGCATTTTTCACGGTGATATTTACCGTCGAAGAATGCATTCATTGGACAATTTACATGGCAGGGGGCACTGCATACATCGCAAAAATTGGGTTGTTGTTGGATCGAAGGCTCAGGGGTCTTGAGATCAGCCCATAGTGCTCTGAACCTTATTTTCGGACCATATCCCCGGACGATTACCAGGTTGTTTTTGCCAATACATCCTAATCCGGCTAATATAGCTGCATCCTTTAGATATATGCCTGCATTATGAACCTGATAGGGGATATCATGTGCGTCAATTCCATGCACATCTTTTAGCCACCTGCACAATTCTTTTGTCATACGATGCAGCATTCGATCTCCCTTGGTGCTTCGTCCTTCCTCCCACAAATCCATCTCCGGGCAGTCGGGATCATGATAGAGGCCAAGTACCATTATTGAGCCGGTGAAGTTTTGAAATCCCTGTGGACCTGCACTTAATGCAGAAGGACAGTTTTTCAATTTTTTTGCAGGAACAAAACCAGCCACTGTGGCGCCGAGGTCCACTGCCTTTTTGATTGCTTCGTCTGCCACACTCATGCACTAAGATCGTTTAGACAAAATAAAAAATATTCGTTGAATATTACGTTTTGAATTTTAAAAAATTTCATATGATATATTTACCGGAATTTCAGGATTTTTTATTTTTATACCTGTTATAGTTAGGTTCACATTTGCCAGGAAAAGATTTTTCGTTCCTGAAAAAACAAATAATCCGAGGGTGTCTAATGAAAATTCTTGTTATTATGGGTAGTCACAGAAAAGGTAATACCTACAATGCGGTGAAACAGATTGAAGAGCATTTTAAATCCATTGAAAATGCGGAGTTTCAGTATCTTATGCTTGCGGATGTCAATCTTTCCCATTGTCTGGGTTGTTACACCTGCTTTTTAAAAGGTGAGGAATACTGCCCGATAAAAGATGATGCCACTTCAATAGAGCAGCAGATGCATGACGCTGACGGGGTTATTTTTGCTTCCCCTGTTTATGGCATGAATGTCTCCGGATTGTTCAAAATGTTCGTTGACCGTTTCTCATATATATTTCATCGCCCCTGTTTCTTTGATAAAAAAGCTCTTCTTATTACAACTGCCGGTGGAATTGGACAAAAGGAAGTTCTCAAATATATGGATCTCGTTGCCAGTGTTTGGGGATTTGATGTGGTTAATCAGATTGGCCTTATGACTCCCGCCGGCATTCATATTCCAAAATCACTGGTTCTGGAAAACGAGAAGAAACTAAAGGAGGCGGCTGATAAATTTCAACTTGCTCTGCAAAGAAAGGAACATAAATCACCCTCCTTATATGACGTACTCTATTTTCGTGGCGCACGTGGTTCATTTGAGGAGTTGGGCGGGATATCCCCGAGAGATTATGAATACTGGAAGGGAAATGGCTGGTTTGATAAAAGAACGAAATATTTTGTTGATGTCCCGATAAATCCGATATACAATATTTTAGGGTCTGTAATGGAGATTTATGTGCGTCATCAGATACGTAAACTCATTGCAGATGGTGAGTTCCAATATTGAATATTAATCAGAAAATTCTCAAATGAATACTCTTTTGGCGGTCTGGCCTGAAAGAAACCAGGGTGTCTTAAACTGTCTTTTTTTAATCTTCAGATTTTTAATTAAAGTAATTCTGTCTGCTGATTTTTCCATGTATTTTCTGGTTATGATATCCGGAAAAGGCCAGAAATAAATAATTGTCGCATCAGGGGGAGATTTCTTTGTACCTTTTTCCAATCTCTTCTGCATATATCTGTTGCATTTTCATAGAGGCCAGGGTCGTGCTCGATAATTATCAGTTCATGAAATGCTTCATTAAGGTTTTTAGACACATCAGTTCCGCAAGGTAAAAATGAGGATCAAAAATAAAGAAAAATCACGCAGATTTTGACTGTATGAACTACGTCTATTCTGTGAACTAAAACTTGTTTAAGCGAATGATATATTTATAGACTTAAAAGCTATGATAAACTGTATAAATATGCTCTAAAGACTTAAAAAGAGGCCAAAAGCCTCATATTCTAATGCTGTCGGTGAGGCTTCGAACGGGAGGTTAAGAGCTCCATAAGATTTATATATTGTTCAAAGTACAATAATTTTATGAAAAATAAAAACAATGTTATAAAAATTAAAAGGGCATTTCATACCTCTGAAGAGAAAGCTTTATCTAATCTTAAAAGGGCGTATAGGGAAGCTGAAAACAGTGGCCGAATCTCAAGTGATGATAGAAAATTGATTGAAACTTTCCTCGCAGAAAAATCAAATGAGCTTCATATTTCCACACAGAGAAAGATCAAAATTGCACGGTCTCTTTTTCTCTGGCGGGATTATATTGGGGAATTTAGAGACAGTACATATGCTGACTTAAGCCTTGCCATAGATGAGATGAAATCAAGGAAGACAGAAAAAGGCACTTCATACAAGCAGAACACACTTCGTGATCATATTGGTTTCATAAAAAGATTTTATCTCTGGTTGGAGGAAGAGGAGATTGTTGACATCCCTGAGAAAAAATTAAGAAGAATAAATCCTCCGGGAAAGGACAAGATGACAAAAACCGTTAATGATATTTTAAAACATCGGGAGGTTATGGCCATTATAAATGCCTGCAAAAACAGCAGGGATCGTGCATTGATCTCAGTGATGTACGAAGGAGCATTCCGGAGTGGAGAGATTGGAGAATTAACCTGGGGTGATGTCGAGTTCAGGGATACCGGACTTGTGGTAAATACTAAATTCAAGACTGGAATTGCAAGGCGTATTCTCCTTGCAAACAGTACTAACTATCTTGCGAGCTGGAAGGATGACTATCCGTATGAGATAACCCCTGAAATGCCGGTTTTTCTAACTTTTGTCAACAATAGTCCAAAAGAAAAACCCGGAGAAAGGGATCCTGAAAGACCTGTACATAAATCGTTAACATATGCAGGTCTGCGCAAGCAAATTAAAATTCTTGTAGAAAGAGCTGAAATAAAACATAATGTTACAACTCACACGTTTCGGCATTCAAGAATTACGCACCTTGTTCAGGCCGGTTATCCTGAGAGTTACATAAAGAAGATGTGCTGGGGTACGATTACAACAGACCAGCTTGCAACATATCTTCACCTTGATGACAAGTATATGGATGATACATTCTATCATTATGAAGGTATTAAGCCGCCGGAGAGGAAAGATGAGGTTTTACTTGAAGCGATCCAATGTCCCAGGTGTTATGCTGTAAATGGATTTAGCACAAAATTCTGCAGAAAATGCGGTCTGGCATTGAATGATAAAACTGCACTTGAAATGGAGGAGGTCATGTCATTTATCCAGCAGGCAATAACAGCAAAGGCCAGAGAGAATCCAGAAGAACTTGGAAGGATTATTCAGCAGTTCTCCTCAGCCTAATTTTTTTAAATTTTTTTAATTTGAAGCGTCTAAAGGATTATCTTTAATTTTTGTAAATCGGCAATATAAATAAAATATTATAATTAATTCTTCTTGTATTGATCATGTAGATATCTAATATTTTCCGCACTTTTCAAAAATTAACGTTAACTTTCAATTATATTTTTTGAATTATTTATCAAATTAGGTAAAATTATATATATCAGAAATTTTCAACATTTATTTATGAAATTAATATTCATGCTTGATTATATTATGGAAAACTTTAGTTTTACATTAACTGACACATTATACATTGGTAGAGTATCACAATTCCGCATTGTATCCTGGAGGTTGATACAATGAAGAAAGCCATCCC
Proteins encoded in this region:
- a CDS encoding flavodoxin family protein, whose protein sequence is MKILVIMGSHRKGNTYNAVKQIEEHFKSIENAEFQYLMLADVNLSHCLGCYTCFLKGEEYCPIKDDATSIEQQMHDADGVIFASPVYGMNVSGLFKMFVDRFSYIFHRPCFFDKKALLITTAGGIGQKEVLKYMDLVASVWGFDVVNQIGLMTPAGIHIPKSLVLENEKKLKEAADKFQLALQRKEHKSPSLYDVLYFRGARGSFEELGGISPRDYEYWKGNGWFDKRTKYFVDVPINPIYNILGSVMEIYVRHQIRKLIADGEFQY
- a CDS encoding tyrosine-type recombinase/integrase, with the translated sequence MIETFLAEKSNELHISTQRKIKIARSLFLWRDYIGEFRDSTYADLSLAIDEMKSRKTEKGTSYKQNTLRDHIGFIKRFYLWLEEEEIVDIPEKKLRRINPPGKDKMTKTVNDILKHREVMAIINACKNSRDRALISVMYEGAFRSGEIGELTWGDVEFRDTGLVVNTKFKTGIARRILLANSTNYLASWKDDYPYEITPEMPVFLTFVNNSPKEKPGERDPERPVHKSLTYAGLRKQIKILVERAEIKHNVTTHTFRHSRITHLVQAGYPESYIKKMCWGTITTDQLATYLHLDDKYMDDTFYHYEGIKPPERKDEVLLEAIQCPRCYAVNGFSTKFCRKCGLALNDKTALEMEEVMSFIQQAITAKARENPEELGRIIQQFSSA